One stretch of Punica granatum isolate Tunisia-2019 chromosome 5, ASM765513v2, whole genome shotgun sequence DNA includes these proteins:
- the LOC116207297 gene encoding senescence-specific cysteine protease SAG12-like gives MAFMSKLFLYVLIAILGLWPSQARSRTLHEASTMLEKHEQWMSQFGRVYADEIEKQTRFAIFKSNLEYIESVNRDGSKPYRLGLNVFADLTNEEFRTTRTGYKPSFHSKSSVRTPPFRYENISEIPPSMDWRQKGAVTPIKNQGHCGSCWAFSAVAAVEGIHQLSTGKLTSLSEQQLVDCDTDNHGCNGGLMDTAFKYIIQNGLTTEENYPYEAVDGTCDAGKASPPAATITAYEDVPANSESALLNAVAKQPVSVAIDASGNDFRFYQSGVFTGQCDTELNHGVTIVGYGIGEDDTKY, from the exons ATGGCTTTCATGAGTAAATTATTTCTCTATGTGCTCATAGCAATTCTAGGACTTTGGCCATCTCAAGCCCGGTCCCGGACCCTCCACGAAGCGTCGACCATGTTAGAGAAGCACGAGCAGTGGATGTCTCAGTTTGGACGTGTCTATGCCGATGAGATCGAGAAGCAGACGCGGTTCGCAATATTCAAGAGCAATCTTGAGTATATCGAGTCTGTCAATCGAGATGGAAGCAAGCCGTACCGGCTAGGGCTCAATGTGTTTGCTGACCTGACAAATGAGGAATTCCGGACTACTCGAACTGGTTACAAGCCCAGCTTTCACTCAAAGTCGTCAGTCAGAACACCACCTTTTAGGTATGAGAATATATCTGAGATTCCTCCCAGCATGGATTGGAGGCAGAAAGGAGCTGTTACACCCATCAAGAACCAAGGACATTGCG GAAGTTGTTGGGCATTCTCCGCTGTGGCAGCTGTGGAGGGGATTCACCAGCTCAGTACTGGCAAACTAACCTCACTGTCGGAGCAACAGTTGGTGGACTGTGATACCGATAACCATGGCTGCAATGGCGGATTGATGGACACAGCTTTCAAGTACATTATTCAGAACGGCCTGACCACAGAAGAAAATTACCCCTATGAAGCAGTTGATGGAACTTGCGATGCCGGCAAAGCATCCCCACCTGCAGCAACAATCACTGCATATGAGGATGTGCCAGCTAACAGCGAGTCTGCTCTACTGAATGCAGTGGCCAAGCAACCGGTTTCTGTTGCCATAGATGCCAGTGGGAACGACTTCCGATTTTACCAGAGTGGTGTATTCACAGGACAGTGTGATACTGAACTGAACCATGGGGTCACCATAGTGGGGTACGGGATTGGCGAAGATGACACCAAGTACTAG